Proteins encoded in a region of the Chryseobacterium piperi genome:
- a CDS encoding 4Fe-4S binding protein, which yields MAIKITDECINCGACEPECPNNAIYEGAVDWKASEGTELKGTVTLPSGLTVDADAPQEPVSDDVYFIVTDKCTECKGFHEEPQCAAVCPVDCCVPDEDHVESEEALLNKKAFLHGE from the coding sequence ATGGCTATTAAAATAACTGATGAATGCATCAATTGCGGAGCTTGCGAACCAGAGTGTCCCAATAATGCAATATATGAAGGAGCCGTAGACTGGAAAGCTTCCGAAGGTACTGAATTAAAAGGTACTGTAACATTACCATCAGGATTAACAGTAGATGCAGATGCACCTCAGGAACCTGTGAGTGATGATGTTTATTTTATCGTTACTGATAAATGTACAGAGTGTAAAGGATTTCATGAAGAGCCACAATGTGCTGCGGTTTGTCCTGTAGACTGCTGCGTTCCGGATGAAGATCATGTAGAATCGGAAGAAGCCTTACTAAACAAAAAAGCGTTCTTACACGGTGAATAA
- the serC gene encoding 3-phosphoserine/phosphohydroxythreonine transaminase, whose product MSKKHNFSAGPCILPEEVFQKSAEAILDFNGIGLSILEISHRSKDFVAVMDEARAIVKRLMNLGDDYEVLYLGGGASLQFAMVPYNLMKVGGKAAYLDTGTWAAGAIKEARKVGTVDVVGSSKDDNYSYIPKDYTVSSEYDYFHCTSNNTIYGTQMKSFPEVDTLMVCDMSSDIFSRQLDFSKFDLIYAGAQKNMGPAGVTLVVIKKDILGKTGRENMPSYFDYEQHINKESMYNTPPVFPVYASLLTLQYLEKNGGIAAAEKRNEAKAALLYNEIDSNPLFETFCVKEDRSLMNVSFKLLDDSKKEAFDSAWKAAGINGLNGHRSLGGYRASLYNALPIESVQVLVDVMKSIK is encoded by the coding sequence ATGAGCAAAAAGCACAATTTCAGCGCAGGGCCATGTATTTTACCGGAAGAAGTATTTCAAAAATCAGCAGAAGCGATTCTTGATTTTAATGGCATCGGATTATCAATCCTTGAAATTTCTCACCGAAGCAAAGATTTTGTTGCCGTGATGGATGAGGCTCGTGCCATAGTAAAAAGGCTGATGAATCTTGGTGATGATTATGAAGTATTATATTTAGGAGGTGGTGCTAGTTTACAGTTTGCAATGGTTCCGTATAACTTAATGAAAGTAGGCGGTAAAGCGGCTTATCTGGATACAGGAACATGGGCAGCCGGAGCTATTAAAGAAGCTAGGAAAGTAGGAACAGTAGACGTTGTCGGTTCTTCAAAAGACGATAATTATTCGTATATTCCAAAAGATTACACTGTTTCTTCAGAATATGACTATTTCCACTGTACGTCCAACAATACCATTTATGGTACTCAGATGAAGTCATTCCCGGAAGTAGACACCCTGATGGTTTGTGATATGAGCTCTGATATTTTTTCAAGACAGCTTGATTTTTCTAAATTTGATTTAATTTACGCAGGAGCTCAGAAAAATATGGGACCTGCAGGAGTAACACTGGTTGTGATCAAAAAAGATATCCTGGGTAAAACCGGAAGAGAAAATATGCCGTCTTATTTTGATTATGAACAGCACATCAATAAAGAATCCATGTACAATACCCCACCGGTTTTTCCTGTATATGCTTCTTTACTGACACTTCAATACCTTGAAAAGAATGGTGGGATCGCAGCTGCAGAAAAAAGAAATGAAGCCAAAGCGGCCCTACTTTATAATGAAATAGACAGCAATCCCTTATTTGAAACGTTTTGTGTAAAAGAAGATCGCTCATTGATGAATGTTTCTTTCAAATTGCTGGATGACTCTAAAAAAGAAGCATTCGATAGCGCATGGAAAGCAGCCGGAATTAATGGACTGAATGGACATAGAAGTTTAGGAGGTTACAGAGCAAGCTTATACAATGCATTGCCTATTGAAAGTGTTCAGGTTTTAGTTGATGTTATGAAATCAATAAAATAA
- a CDS encoding D-2-hydroxyacid dehydrogenase, with amino-acid sequence MKVLANDGISKAGELALKEAGIEVLDNRVAQDHVINFINENNVDVLLVRSATKVKKDIIDACPGLQIIGRGGIGMDNIDVDYAKSKGIQVINTPTASSKSVAELVFAHFFSLARFLHESNRLMPLEGETHFNAMKKSFSNAYELSGKTLGVIGFGSIGQEVVKMGIALGMKVKVLTRKSKTKTLSLSFFDGQSVSFEIKSTNDSDAFYKDTDFISINTPKTNEYIIDTEQFEKMKDGVYIVNTARGGVINEVSLLDFIESGKVAGAALDVFENEPTPELVLLMNPSLSLSPHVGGNTVDAQEKIGVELAEQIIKLQKETIK; translated from the coding sequence ATGAAAGTCTTAGCTAACGATGGAATTTCCAAAGCTGGAGAATTAGCCTTAAAAGAAGCTGGAATTGAGGTTCTTGACAACAGAGTTGCCCAGGATCATGTGATCAATTTCATTAACGAGAATAATGTTGATGTTCTTCTAGTAAGAAGTGCCACTAAAGTAAAAAAAGACATCATCGATGCATGCCCAGGTCTTCAGATTATTGGAAGAGGCGGTATCGGAATGGATAATATTGACGTCGATTATGCCAAAAGCAAAGGAATACAAGTAATCAATACCCCAACAGCTTCTTCAAAATCCGTAGCTGAACTGGTGTTTGCTCATTTCTTTTCATTAGCACGATTCTTACACGAATCCAACAGGCTGATGCCTTTAGAAGGAGAAACTCACTTCAATGCTATGAAAAAATCTTTCAGTAATGCCTATGAACTTTCAGGAAAAACATTGGGAGTTATCGGCTTTGGAAGCATCGGTCAGGAAGTTGTGAAGATGGGAATTGCATTAGGAATGAAGGTTAAAGTTTTAACCCGAAAATCTAAAACCAAAACACTTTCCTTATCCTTTTTCGACGGCCAGTCAGTGAGTTTTGAAATTAAATCGACCAACGATTCGGATGCTTTCTATAAAGACACTGATTTTATCAGTATCAATACTCCTAAAACGAATGAATACATTATAGATACCGAACAGTTTGAAAAAATGAAAGACGGTGTTTATATTGTTAATACTGCAAGAGGTGGTGTGATTAATGAAGTTTCACTACTCGATTTTATTGAATCCGGCAAGGTAGCAGGAGCGGCATTAGACGTTTTTGAAAATGAACCTACCCCGGAACTGGTTTTACTTATGAATCCATCATTGTCCCTTTCTCCTCATGTGGGAGGTAATACAGTCGATGCTCAGGAAAAAATCGGAGTTGAACTTGCAGAACAAATTATTAAGCTACAAAAAGAAACCATAAAATAA
- a CDS encoding DUF1015 domain-containing protein, which yields MPVFKPFRGIRPHKDFEQIFPTHPLDNFTQEEITEKAQVENTYINMIKPYVVSKSKDIDRNLRKIRSTFEELMDEKKLVQDSSAYYLYEQIYPNKQVFRGLLGLTSLEDFWNGKIKRHESTIPQKKEKLAHYLEKVNLQAEPVLLTYPANSKVELLMNHEEKNVPIFNHIDSKGIRHKIWRIDNRLKLQQFKEVIEQIDAFYIADGHHRIGSTALNAKHHKDKNKRHNGTEAYNFVYSFIVSNQSIKIHDYNRIVSDINDLSVENFLQQLDEYFLIHEKEATPYYPSQKFHISMYLDGKFYSLHVKHDLRSQEMSLDNLDHHLLDKYIFKNILKIEDPDSSDKISYVKGTSTLEGISILKEKIDNGEGRVGFGIYPVSFNDMIKISDLKLSMPPKCTFIEPKLVTALLMYDMKP from the coding sequence ATGCCTGTTTTTAAACCATTTCGCGGAATACGACCTCATAAAGACTTTGAGCAGATTTTCCCAACTCATCCATTAGATAATTTCACACAAGAAGAGATTACTGAAAAAGCTCAGGTTGAAAATACTTACATCAATATGATTAAACCCTATGTTGTAAGTAAATCTAAAGATATTGACCGGAATCTAAGAAAAATCCGTTCTACTTTTGAAGAATTGATGGATGAGAAAAAACTTGTTCAGGACAGTTCGGCATACTATCTTTATGAGCAGATCTATCCCAATAAACAGGTTTTCAGAGGACTACTAGGCTTAACCAGCCTTGAAGACTTCTGGAATGGAAAAATAAAACGACACGAAAGTACGATTCCTCAGAAAAAAGAAAAACTGGCCCATTACCTAGAAAAAGTAAATCTACAGGCTGAACCGGTATTGCTTACCTACCCTGCCAACTCCAAAGTGGAACTACTGATGAACCACGAAGAGAAAAATGTTCCTATTTTCAATCATATAGATTCAAAAGGAATCAGACATAAAATCTGGAGAATAGATAACCGTCTTAAATTACAGCAGTTTAAAGAAGTTATCGAACAAATTGATGCATTCTACATCGCTGACGGACACCATCGAATTGGTTCTACAGCACTAAACGCCAAACATCATAAAGATAAAAATAAAAGACATAACGGAACCGAAGCCTATAATTTCGTTTACAGTTTTATTGTTTCCAATCAATCCATTAAAATTCACGATTACAACAGAATCGTAAGTGATATTAATGATTTATCGGTTGAAAATTTCTTACAGCAGCTAGATGAATATTTCCTAATCCATGAGAAAGAAGCAACTCCATACTACCCTTCTCAGAAGTTTCACATTTCAATGTATCTGGATGGTAAGTTCTATTCATTACACGTAAAACATGATCTTCGTTCCCAGGAGATGTCATTGGATAATCTGGATCACCACCTTTTAGATAAGTATATTTTTAAAAATATACTTAAAATTGAAGATCCTGACAGTTCTGATAAAATCTCTTATGTAAAAGGAACTTCTACCCTTGAAGGCATCAGTATTTTAAAAGAAAAGATAGACAATGGTGAAGGAAGAGTCGGATTTGGAATTTACCCTGTAAGTTTTAATGATATGATTAAAATTTCAGATCTTAAACTAAGTATGCCACCGAAATGTACATTTATAGAACCTAAATTGGTTACGGCACTGTTAATGTACGATATGAAACCTTAA